In the Populus trichocarpa isolate Nisqually-1 chromosome 1, P.trichocarpa_v4.1, whole genome shotgun sequence genome, aatcataactcaaaatcatcatctttacctaaaatctttcaaaatcaatcaaataactaattacccataacaatcaacccatgacattcaaatcaattcatcaatcaacccaaaacaaaatcttcGAAAACCTAATATTCAACAAAACAGAAATTTATAGCTAAAAGAAAGCACATTTATGCATATCAAAGCTTAAATCTTATCTTTATACTTATTTTCTCTAACtctttctccttcctttatctttccctcttttcctttctttttcttttccttttcttctctccagCCGTCTCTCACTCTCAAATTTAAGATcactctttcctcttttttttctatttatacttatCAAGTTTTATTCAATTACCACAATACCCCTTATTCATTTATACCTACTTCTAAGCCTCCAAGGGCTTTGTTGCCTTTTCCTATTCtctattattttcaaaacatcacaaagTCTCTACCAGTACACAATGCATGTTATTCAGATGATGATAACCAAAAGAGGCTAAATGGATTGCATATGccaatatgttatttttctttaatagtaCCTGGTAGGCTTCTATAGACCAATCCTAAAATCCTCAAAGATATTTAATTCCTCCTCGTGAATCAAGTTTATTTCCCCATATAACTTTCCTTTTGTTGATCAAGTTTGCCATATAGGCTTGTGGAGCATCCTGCACATTATTGTGAtaggaagaaaaacataaaaatggtTAATGATCTAACAACATCACCTGACACCATTCATGCTTTTGTTGGGTACTCACTAATGGTCTTCATATCTAATTCTGAAAGTGGAGTTATCCCACATGGTAAGGACTTGTCATGGGCTCATGTACTGCAAGTTTGAGTAGTTTTGTCTCGCTACTATGATGGTATTTCACATCAATTCCTGGAAagtaaatgtgttttttcattTGACTAAAATCTGTAGTATCAATAATCCATCCATTAAATGGATTGTGATATCTCACATCGGAAGCGAGCATCCAGAGTCAGGGCTTTATGAGTAGTGTTGGTCGCTAACATGTTGTACGCATTTTATAGCGTCATGCTCAGAAGTGTGCTCGCgtcaccaagaacaaaaccgtgagggcggtaaggctCAAAGAGGACAATATACAGCATGTTAGGTCGGGCTATTACAACGTGAATGTTTAATGACAATCTTGGACTTTTACTTTGGGAGTAGAAGTCAttcctacaaataaaaaaaaaaaaggtaaaagaaaagATTCAAGGCAATACTCACCAACCATTTGTCTATTCAAGTATACTCAAAGCTCCAAGATCTCAAGGGTCCTTTTAAAGAATTCACTGAAGTTTCAAGTTCTCAATGATCCTCTAAAAGAATTCATCAAAGTTAAAATCTTCAAGGATCTTTCAAAGGATTCACCGAAGTTTCAAGTTTACAAGAGATTCTTTAAAAAGGTTCATCAAATTTTGTGTTACTAGAGATGACTTAAAATAATCACCACTTGATTTTTAAGCTTACAAGGATCCCTTTTTAAAAGGTTCACCTAATTTCATATCACTAGGTATGACCTAAAAGGATCACCACCTGGTTTTTAAGATTACAAGGATCCCGTTTCAGAAGTTTCACTGAATCTCCAAGCCTTTTGAAGGTCCCCTGGAAAATGTTCGTCTAAATCCCCAAGTTCATTAGCTATGAAGTATTCCAATGCACTGTAAAATTCTTGAAtcctataaaatatataaattcaaaagttaggattaaaaaaaaattgagaatttggagagaaaaggattgaaaaaaagacaagagaaaaaaaaagaaataaaaaatcctcTCGAAACAAAATAACCGAGAGAAAATTAGGAGAAAAGGAGACAAGAAagctaataatatatatatatatatatatatatatatatatatatatataaaacaaagccCTTTCTCCAACCCGAAATCTACCACAGAAATAGCCACGAATTTTCATCCTCCCCTTTCTCCAACCCGAAATCTACCACAGAAATAGCCACGAATTTTCATCCTCCTTCATAAAAAATTCCAGGAGGGGTCCCATCCTGTTTCGCTCCAAATTGAAGCACACAGCCCCCCTCGTGAACCAAAAAACCAGCTGTGATGgtctccttccttccttccttttcaACATCTCCACACTGCCATgccaagcaagcaagcaagcaatcAGGACTCCCATCTGTGTCTCTCTCTTCACCAGACCAAACCATCATCATCCCTTGTAGCTTCCCTAAACGCAAGACCCAACTTTCTCCTCATGAAGTAAATTGATGCTGTCCCTCATGGCTGAAAACCCATCAAATCTACACCatttatccctttttttatcTTCGCACATTCATCATCGTATTACCCCTCCTGTCCCTTCTCACAATCATCACCTTCACTGCCAAAATGACACGCCCATAGAGTCAGTTCTAGCTAGCCTCTCCATTGTTTACTCAACAATAGCTTTTAATCAAAGAACTCGAAGACGATCTCTTCACCAAAGTCCTTATACAGCTGCCACTACAACACTGGACCAGTCTCTCCTTCAAGCAAACCGACAGTTGCCGCTACACCAGACCAAGCAACCCAACGCAGCACAGAAACCACCACTGCCTCTGTCCATGCCATTGGCTTCCCTTCTTCTGCAACTTCAACTTTGATTGTCAAACAGTTTGAACATGGACAATCAAATTCTTCGTTTTTTATTggaagtatattaaaaaaaatagaggttcCGTGGAACGTTAAGTTTTGAGGAAGAAACCGCCTGGTGTACGAGTGTGTTTGGAACTGATTTTTATATCATGAAGCTTTTGAAAGGACGCATCTTCATAAATCCTAAGCTATGGACATGGAACAGAGGCATAACGGACCAAATCACTGCCATCTCTAACCTAGCGACATCCTCCATATGCCAAATTTTCCAGTCCCAATTACTACCCTCTTTCCCTCACAAATCCACCCAAAGTCACCAAGAAAACCAACCCGATAGTCAACCCAAAACCTAACCTGAAAATTTATTAGGTTtggaactaaattaaattaaaaatttagtttaaatacatttcatggtttttattttaacatccTTATCTAAgggtattttaaataattttgatatcaattttcctaaaatatcatttagataaaaaaacatttaaagtaaATTACACCTAACATGTCTATAAACAGACAACAAAGccacaaaatcaaacataataatagaaaaaagcaGAAAAAGAACAAGTGCATCAAGGAAGCAAATGATCAAACTCTTAtcctttatcaaatcaaatcaagttaagaTCTCACATGATTAAAGTTGTTAAGCTCGTATGAGTAATCTTTCCCTTCACCAAATCAAATTAAGTTAAGATTTTATAcgattaattaaagtttttggaCTTGTGTAAATATTTTCTCATCCAAAAAGATTTAGATCTGACCGTTAATCAGAAGATATGTGCCCGTAAAAAGTATATAAAGAaaacttctatattttttttttcttgtaattaaatttgttattgtaattttaatgttgtttttaatgtattttttaatacatgaaaTTTTGTGCGCAAATATGCATCAACTATCATGTACTCGTGTTTTAAGTTCAATTGAAGACTAGACACAACGAAAATTATTGGATCACAAATTgcctttgctttttttattattcaaatccTTCTTGACTTgtcttaaaccctaaaaaaaaactaaaatggttTTGATAAAAATGACGAATTAAAATCGGAggcaacttgatttttcttttcacattctGATGggtttaatcaaattttaattactgggacatttttttcctttgaaaccATACGAAAGCCCATGATACAAAAGCCTATTTTGTTCCCATCACGGGTAAACGGAGGCAAGTGATACCatcaatcaaattgatttgatataaatcTGAAATTCGATCAACTAATTTGTTGAGACAGCAATGCTCATctacattaattatatatatttgcttttaTTAATGTAGTGTTTTGcctaatattttcagattaatgttttaattaacgATGCACTCTTTACATGATTTAGTGCATTAaaaagagataattttttttaatactgatttaaaactcaaacttaaaaaataaaaaacattttttttcaatcatgtaACAAGCCCTTTAAGATTAATTATTCAATGCTCTAGACCTCATTATCAAATGGAATTTTCTCAATATACAATGCCCGACCACAAATATAAAAGAGCATgctcataaaattaagattgtcccaccaatttatttttccattgaCTTGGTAATAAAAAGCATGCCAACCTCCACATGCCAGATTTGGCATCTACTCGAGTAGCAAAAAAAATGTCTTCCCCATTTctaatttcaaccttcaatttcATGTTTCTTGTCCAAACCACCTCTTAAAGATAGGTGGAAAATGATACGGAGAAATGGGggagtaaaattaattaagggcAAAGAAAACTAAACCATCTATAGAGAACATCAATATTTATGCATAATATAAACTTTAAGAAGATTGCATTGTAGATCCTAATATCTGGcaatgaaagaaatttttttaaaaaaattcttgtctAGACAATCTTCACATCATActaaatgtgaaaagaaagaaggcaAAACGTTCATGAATCAGAGACTAAAAGAGAATCCCAGATCATGTCCATGTCCAAGGAAGGCATTCTACTTAACTGAACAGCTTCAGCATCAGATGCTACAACCTCTTGACCTTTCTGGTTCTCGTGAATCACTTCGTGACATCCAGTTTTGCCTTCCAACTCAAATTGCAACTCTTCTCTTGTTGTGTTTTGGCTCAAACCTTTGGGTTTTGTAGCATTCATGTCATGTATAATCTTATCTGGTGATGTTCGTGGTGGATCATCACTGTGCTTCTTTTGAACAGAAATATTGTTGCCTTGTGATATTGCTAATTGTAACTTTGCTTCAAGAAGGGCAGCTGTGGTTCCATTCAATGAATTGGCCTTAAGTTGATGCTTAAGATCTGGGAAATTCAAATGCGCATAATCTCCTCGTAACATGTAAGCTGCCGTGTCATAAGCAATGGCAGCTTCTTCTGCTGTGTTGAAAGTCCCTAACCAAACCCTCGTCCGGTTTCGCGGCAACCTAATCTCTGTAACCCATTTGCCCCAGTGCCTTTGCCTCACTCCTCTAAACAGCTTTCCCGGCGATGTTGAAGCTGATGAAAATGAAGGCTTTTGATGCTGGTTCTGCAATCTTCGACCGGTGTATTTCATCGGCTGTGTGGTCGTAGTTCTAAGCCAATAGTCATTAAATCCCTTAATAGAATAGCTTGCCaaggtttgatttattttgagcCAATCATTACTTGGTTGGAAATGAATTTGGCCTAGTTGAGGCATGGAGAATGAAGTGTTTGGAAATAATGACATAGGCTCACATCTTTGATCCTTGCCAAGTTGATCGACAGCTTGTTTGGGCTTTGATCCTTGCCAAGTTGTTTGAAAACTTGTTTGGATGAAAGCTTCTGGTTCCTGCAAAAACAAGGTCAAATTTGgaaattttgatgtgtttgatAAGGAAGATGGAGAGGGAGGTTCAGATACTTGAGCTTGGTTATTTAGTGCTGGAAAATATTCCGAGAAATTCACAGGATTAATGGAGCTTTCTTTGACAATATAGTCAGATATTGAACCTCCAGGAGAATTGATAGAACACAATCCTGACATAAAACAACTTTCATGATTTTGTTTGGAATAATCCTGTCTGCCAAATCCAGGGATGTTACCAACCAAATTGGTACCTGAAACCAGATCGTCTGCCGAAGAACTCGATTCCGAACTCGAAAACAATCTTTCGGGAGACGATTGTGATGGCGATTTCGTGCCATTATTTCCAACATCTACATGACAAGTAGCCCCAGCTAGAGCACCCCAACTGGTGGGATCACCAAAATATCTTGATCCTGTTGCCATTCCATGAAAACTACTTTGAGCTGCCAATTCCTTGTGCATAAAGGTTTCCATTTTGGGAAACTGATCCTCCATACCAACAGCAACTATTTTctgtttgaagaaaaaacacagagagataGAGAAATGATGTAAATGAAGCCACTCcgttatatatatttatgctaAAGCAACCGTCATGTGAGACTGTTACAGGgtatttaattaagtatttgttggagaacaatatcaataatatcttttaatctcttcatctaataatttaagttttatgattgaaattgttttttttatcatgttagaGCCTTATTGATTAATTcatcatgagttcgaatctcaccatctttattttatttgataaaattaatcatAAGAAAGTGTGGGTATAtacaaattatttcaaatttaaattaagggttttcacttgaaagagtatgttagaaaataatataaatcatgtaTATATTAGGATCTCATCTAATAAATTAAGTCtttgggttgaattgatttCTTGATATAGTATCAGAGTCTTACTGACCAGGCGGTtacaagttcaaatctcacaatactctttctctcttctaattGAAATGAATTAATAAGACAAGATAGCGTAGATTCAtttaagtttcaagttcaaaagatTTTCACTCGagaatatatattagaaaataatataaattatatattgaaatttcttcacctaataaattaaaatttttaaattaaaatgatttgttttatgttttataaaaggGAAGGGAAGTTATCGGACTGATTCAAATCTCAGCTTGTTATAAGCTCACCACCTACCATTTCGTGCTCTCCATTTCAAAATGTTTTGTCAATATCCAATCAAAGCCTGACAGCTTCGTGTTGctcgataaaaaaagaagaagctcgCCACCTTCCATTTTCGAGCTTTCCATTTCAAAATGTTTTGTCAGTATCCAATCAAAACCTGACAGCTCAGTGTTCCTTGCTTAATTACCTCTCTTCATGGGTTCATGCCTTCATGGGATGGATGAATATTCTAATAACATGAGAGTGACTACAAAGAGCTAGCCTTGAACCTCTATTGGCATTAATTTGATGGCATATTTCTTAGTGTGTTTTTTTAGCAATGATCATGCATGTGATTTTCTCAATCACCCACATGTTATATATATCTCCCCCTTTTTACTTTCTCCTCATGGGATTTTGAAGTGGGATTTGTGCTAATTGTTAAACAAGAAACTAATTAACTCTTAATTGATACTAATTTAAATTAGGCAAAAGATGAAACAAATAATTGATGCATAATTAAATCAGCTAGCTCGTTGCGTAGTCTAATCTTTATGGATTAAGAAAGTTGGCCAAACTAAACTAAGTCTCGATTGGtgctaatttaaatatatatatcttttggcAAAGCTTCATTGTCAATATTATCATCAACACATCATTAGTGTTGAGCAGTTCTCACTTCCAAATTGAATGAATTATGTTTATAAATGAGGAAATCATGgctgtcttctttctttcctttttaatgaAAATCATGGTTGTTTTTAtactattaaatataaacaatgTCCGAAGCTGAACACGCAAATATACCCTTTTTTATGAATATCATGGCTGTCTTTTGAGATGTGTTTGGAGCCATTTAAAGAATTACCACAACAAGTAAGAAAGATAGGGTAaaaagcatagttttaaaactcagtCCGGTCTGACGGGTCGATTCAGAGCTGGAACCGGAtcgggttaaaaaaaaacaggaaaaaaaattattatattcataaaaattattataatatcaatcaCCCATTTAATTTGCTTTAACTCCTCTCAAGGTAGCCACTCGGAGTAATCATTTTAAGGAAGGTAAAATACctattagaaagaaagaaattccaAAGGGTTTGTTATTTATCACTTTTTGGATGctctgattttattattatatattatgcgTTCAAGTTCTTCCATATACTGTAGTTGTttgtcattgttattttatagaGCAAGCACATATGGTCCTTTGGTTAAACACTTAATCTGTCTGATTGATCATCAGTTAGTAGAGACATGAAACCATGTTTCTCCAATGTTGCTTTCCCCCGTTTTTCTTTTTCGCCATTATTTAACAAACTTCTTTATTCCTTCCGGGCCTCAAGACAATAAAACTTAGTTTTAAAACTAGATTTAGGATAAATTTAGGGTAAGGTTTGGATAGGTCGGCTAAGTCAATTCAGGTTGTTATtctgatttaaaaaatgttttttaaaaaaatcaacaaattaataaGTAAATTTGAACAAGTCATCCAAGTCGACCAGATCATTAAATCAATTCAGTTTATTAACTTGAtcaatcatgttattttttaccTGAATCAATTCAGATATCAAATTAGTCTAGTCTCGTACCAACCCGCCAAGTTGATTATGCcttcaaaacaatattgaaataaaacaaaagggaatgAAAATATGCATCTTTGCACACGTCACTGTGCCTTTAGGTTTCAAAAATGGGCATGTGGAACAGGCATGAGCGACTGGTACATGGAAAATCATGCATGGAGTCTAAAATACCTTATGCTGAGACTCTTCTAATGACCTTCCTTGTTCTACTTCCCTCCCACCACTCCCTCATTTCATAGACGAACTTGTAAAGTTTTTGATTCAGAAGTGACTGGTAACATGACTGGAATTGATTGCCAACTCACACAAGTGttgttttctaagaaaaaacaaagaagaaaggaTTCAAAGTTGAGGCTATTTGGACATTTAACAGACCTATATGTCTATTAGACATGATAATCTAATGTATACAACACAAATGCGACTGTTGTTCATTGCACTATCTTTCACTCTTTCCTTTATACAATTAGCTAGGTGAATATTCTACGAATGTGGTCtgatgtagagagagagagagagagagagagagttatgCCCTAATTGACAATTAATTATTTCTGCAATTTGGCCTCTAAACTTCACAAATTCTCTCAAAACCTCGTGGGTTAAGCCTCATGgcattatcaaataaaatagtgTACTTGAAGGATCGAACTTAAGCTGgccataaaaaacataaatagaacAACATCTTCATGTCTTGTGCAGCACCTTGACTAGATAACTTCCCTTTTGCTTTTATCTTCTCTACTTTATCTTTTTAGGTTTCTCAAAAACTTCTTTCACCAGGCAATTCATCCCCTGGATAACCACACTTTTAAGCTATCCCTTCTAATCCTGTTAAATTAAACAGCCCCGCAATATCATACATAATATTCTAACATGACCCactaatttaaagataaaaaccaCTGCATGCATGATCAAAGTGGTACATGCATGTGTTCTTGTACAACTGCTgattctctcttttgttttacaCCGGCCacttcatctttcttttctttctaataataataattatatatgaatagaAGAGCTTATCTAGGAAGGGAAtctatctttaaatttaaaatgtatctCTTTATGCCTGATTGGCAACGCGGTGCACTCTTCTTGCACCAGCATTAATTTCACcagcaaaaacatcaaaaataatgcTTTTACTATCTTGCACCGTGTTGATAAACGGTAACCTTTTACCAACCTACCACTAATCCTCTTAAATTACAATCATTCTCATCATCTTATtatttcatgctaattaatcCCAAGAAAGCAAAGGAAACAATATATAATACTATTGGCTGGCTGATTGATTTtatccaattaattaaataaaacccaCAAGCGAAATGATAAATTGATGCATAAACATTCAGTGGGGCAGGTCATGGATGTATGAATCTTTCTAACAATGCCAGCAAACCCTTAAGCAAGATAGAATAGAAAATGTTATCCTCATTATGCTGAGAAAACTATGTTATACTAACCTATCTCCTCATGAGCACCATCATGACATCTACCAATGTACAAgcaagttaaataaaatttagaaccTTAGCTAGACCCAAGTGCCCTTTCTGGCGACCATCTCAGATGATAAACATGCATGGTTGTCACTGTCATTAGCACCGTTATAATTATCATCAGATACTGATTAGTTTAATGATAGGTTTAGAGTAGACAAAGTTAGTTAATGGTGTTATCGCCAAAATAGTGGGCCAAGTCACCGGAATAACAGTGGTTAGGTAGACAAAACGAACGTATGTATAGAGCAAGCAGTTTGCAAATGGGGTCGCTACATGTTTCAAAATGTTTGTAGTCATCCATCCATGACCACTAATCTttcacttttatatatatataaagcagtGCAAATTAATGGAATAAATAGGGATGTTTAATAGGTATATTTTCTAGCACAAGTGATTTGGGATAAAATCAGTCTTGGTCATAGCCGGTGAagatagaaaaattagaaagattgtGGACCTATTTTAATTAGACATGGGGATCTTagtgatattaattaatttaaaaaatatatacaaagtgATTTAATGATATTCTTTTACCTATGAATGAAGGATTTCGATTTAAAGTTCAAATTAGGTGaaataaaaagttagaaaatgAGATAATTAATAGACTATGCACCTCATTTTGTCTCATCGGTCCTGTTTGGCATTGCGATTCAATTgtacttttaaaatttgtttttttattttaaaaaataattttttgatgttttaggatcgttttaatatattaatagtaattaaaaataaaaaaaatattttaatatactttcaaataaaaaaacattttaaaaataacatatatcaTACTCTTAAACAAACTCATCATAATTAGCAGCCCTGATCAAATGCCCCGTAGGATAAGTTTGTTGAACTCACAATGGCTCGCCAAACTCATCACAAAAAGTCATCCTTTATGATAATGCAATAGCTGCCACAACAACTCCAACAAAGCAAATGTTTTCAGCACTTCTTAATTATATCATTGACTTgctgttttagggttttttttttctcatgaattTTGTTCTTTTGCATGTTAAGGACCAcacaagaaaaattaacaaGCAAGCTTAGTGGACTTgtgatcaatttatttttttaaggcgTAATGATGTACAAAGAAAAGTACGTTTTATAGGAAGGGTTGAAttatgaaactaaaaataatagttattaaacATGATTTGAGGATAACTCAGTGCAAAATTCAGATCACGAATGAAACAAGTTAaccatattaataaataaaaaattaaaatgaaaacaacatcGTGTTAATTACATAGATAGCTAATAATGTGAGGCATGAGCCAAGTAGAGGAAGCTAGCTGCCTGTACGTAGGGCCGGGAGGAGAATGAAAACGCATGGCATCATGAGATTGAGAGGTTCTTGATCAATTATAATGTTCTTGATGAGTACTGGCGCCGTGGTTGTCATGGCAcgttaaattcaaaaaacttcCACAATATTGGACCTCATTTTGATACagagataataataaataaaaaatttcgaattgttgtatttaattataagaaatttctATCGGCCTTCTTCTCACTACTTACCACCCTAAGTCAAACTCCAGAAATCATATACCCAATCCGATGTATCAATATTTAGAATCGTTCAAAATCTACCCTAGCTGCCCTTGCACCTAGCTAGTTCGACTTCAGACTTTTTATAAGTAAGTTATAATGTGGAGTCAACTAGAAATGTGACCTCATGCAGTTGTGCCTGCGTCTTAACCCTAGTACCTGCCAACCTACGTTATCATTTCATTGCATTCTGCtctcaagaacaagaagaatcAGAGGAGGACAAAAAAAAGGAGAGTCAGACCCGGAAACTTGAAAATTGAATCCAACATCAAATAGAAGGGTCCAAGAACCTAGCCTCGTTTGAGGGCGGAAACAAATTAAGTTTATACGTGTgcaatcatcataaaaaaaaaaaaaaaaaacttattgttttGGAGAGTTTATTCTGTTAAATACCAATTAGTTGCGTTTTACGAAGTAATACTACCTTGATCCAAAAATGATTTGGTGGGTATCCCAAGTAAAACCGTTGCCCTATTATTTTGAGAATTTGATGGTGCTTAGAGTGGCCTGCGGGTGCCCATCTGTAAAAGAAACCCGAATTCCCAAAATCACATA is a window encoding:
- the LOC7492010 gene encoding ethylene-responsive transcription factor ERF062; this encodes MLEIMARNRHHNRLPKDCFRVRNRVLRQTIWFQEPEAFIQTSFQTTWQGSKPKQAVDQLGKDQRCEPMSLFPNTSFSMPQLGQIHFQPSNDWLKINQTLASYSIKGFNDYWLRTTTTQPMKYTGRRLQNQHQKPSFSSASTSPGKLFRGVRQRHWGKWVTEIRLPRNRTRVWLGTFNTAEEAAIAYDTAAYMLRGDYAHLNFPDLKHQLKANSLNGTTAALLEAKLQLAISQGNNISVQKKHSDDPPRTSPDKIIHDMNATKPKGLSQNTTREELQFELEGKTGCHEVIHENQKGQEVVASDAEAVQLSRMPSLDMDMIWDSLLVSDS